The Winslowiella toletana region CTCAAGTGTGAACGGGCAGAAAACAGCAAAAGTTTATCACAACTTCTGTCTTTAAATGAAATGGGCAGCCTGAGCTGCCCACTGGTCGATCAATGCGGCGAATCATCTTCCGCATCCAGCACCTCTTCTTCCGGGCGCAGCACACTGATCGCTTTGAAGATCAGGCTTAATCCGACGCCAACAATGGTCGCCAGCGCCATCCCTTTCAGTTCTGCCGCACCAATGTGCACTTTCGCACCGCTGACGCCGATAATCAGGATCACCGAGGTCAGGATCAGGTTTTGCGCTTTGCTGTAGTCCACTTTCGATTCGATCAGTACCCGAATACCGGAGGCACCGATAACTCCGTACAACAACAGTGATACACCGCCCATCACCGGAACCGGAATCACCTGAATCGCGGCGGCCAGTTTACCCACGCAGGAAAGCAGAATCGCCAGAATTGCCGCACCGCCAATGACCCAGGTACTGTAAACGCGGGTAATCGCCATCACGCCAATGTTCTCGCCGTAAGTGGTATTCGGCGTTGAGCCAAAGAAACCGGAGAATACGGTCGAGATACCGTTAGCAAACATCGAACGATGCAGGCCCGGATCTTTCATCAGGTCTTTTTTAACGATATTCGCCGTCACCACCAGGTGACCAACGTGCTCGGCAATCACTACCAGCGCCGCAGGCAAAATGGTAAAGATGGCAAACCACTCAAAGCGTGGCGTATAGAACGTTGGCAGCGCGAACCATGGCGCATCGCGCACCGGCGTCCAGTCAACAATGCCCAGTACAAATGACAACGCATAACCAACCAGCACACCAATCAGAATCGGGATTATCGCCATAAAACCGCGAAACAGGACCGAGCCAAAAATCGTCACCGCCAGCGTTACCAGCGAGATAATCACGGTTTTGCTGTCGGCAGAACTGCCATCCGCGGGCAGCAGGCCGGCCATATTGGCAGCCACTCCCGCCAGTTCCAGCCCGATGACCGCGACGATTGCGCCCATTGCCGCTGGCGGAAACATCACATCCAGCCAGCCGGTACCGGCTTTTTTCACAATCAGCGCCACCAGGCAAAACAGCACGCCGCACATAATAAAACCACCCAGCGCCACTTCGTAACCCAGCGGTAACAGTAACAGTACCGGAGAAATAAAGGCGAAGCTGGAACCAAGATAAGCGGGAATTTTGCCTTTACAGATAAACAGGTACAGCAGCGTGCCAATACCGTTAAACAGCAGCACCGTTGCCGGATTGATATGAAACAGAATCGGCACCAGCACCGTAGCGCCAAACATGGCAAACAGATGCTGGAAACTGAGTGGAATGGTCTGGAGCAGCGGTGGCCGCTCACTAACGCCGATGGCGCGACGAGTCATGGTATCCCCTTGAGATGTTATTTTTGCCATAAAAAAGCCGACTCTGCGGTCGGCTTCATTTTTTTAAGAAGTTATTTGGTTCCGAAAATCTTATCGCCGGCATCACCGAGCCCAGGAATAATGTAGCCTTTCTCGTTCAGCCCCTGATCGACCGACGCGGTATAGACTTCAATATCCGGATGCGCTTTCTCCAGCGCCGCCAGCCCTTCCGGCGCGGCAACCAGCACCAGAACTTTAATACTGTTACAACCGGCTTTTTTCAGCAGATCGATGGTGGCAATCATTGAACCGCCCGTCGCCAGCATTGGGTCAACGACCAACGCCAGACGCTCTTCAATATTTGACACCAGCTTCTGGAAATACGGCACCGGCTCCAGCGTTTCTTCGTCACGATAGACGCCAACAACACTGATACGCGCACTCGGTACATGCTCCAGCACCCCTTCCATCATGCCAAGACCGGCACGCAGAATCGGGACGACGGTAATTTTCTTACCTTTGATCTGTTCGATCTCAACCGGACCATTCCAGCCTTCAATTGTGACTTTTTCGGTTTCCAGATCCGAGGTAGCTTCATAGGTCAGCAAACTTCCCACTTCTGAGGCGAGCTCACGAAAACGCTTGGTGCTGATATCATGCTCACGCATCAGGCCCAGTTTATGTTTGACGAGCGGGTGTTTGACTTCCACGATCTTCATTGTTGTTCTCCCGGAGTGGTTAGCGGCAAAAAAAAATCGCGGGATTATACCGCCTTTTTTTCAGCACGCCATATGACTTGAAGCAATTAAGATCAATTAGCTAAGGATTGTCTAAAATTTAGCGATACGCAATGTCAGCTAAGATGAGACTCGCAAACGTTTGCCTGCGCTGATAGAATTGCCGCGCTTTAATTTCAAACCACCAACCGCAACCGCGTGGGGATTTCGCAGTGACCGACAAGACCTCTCTCAGCTATAAAGACGCCGGCGTAGATATCGATGCTGGTAATGCTTTAGTCGATCGTATTAAAGGCGTAGTGAAAAAGACTCGTCGCCCGGAAGTGATGGGTGGACTGGGCGGTTTCGGTGCCCTTTGTGCGCTGCCGCAAAAATACCGCGAACCAATTCTGGTTTCCGGCACTGACGGCGTCGGCACCAAGCTGCGTCTGGCAATGGATCTGAAACGCCACGACAGTATCGGTATCGATCTGGTCGCCATGTGTGTTAACGACCTGGTGGTTCAGGGTGCTGAGCCGCTGTTCTTCCTCGACTATTATGCTACCGGCAAACTGGATGTGGACACCGCAGCCAGCGTAATCACCGGTATTGCTGAAGGCTGCCAGCAGTCTGGCTGTGCTCTGGTCGGCGGCGAAACCGCTGAAATGCCGGGCATGTACCATGGCGAAGATTATGACGTGGCGGGTTTTTGCGTCGGCGTGGTGGAAAAATCAGAAATCATCGACGGCAGCAAAGTGCAGGACGGCGATGTACTGATCGCGCTGGGTTCAAGTGGCCCGCACTCTAACGGTTATTCACTGGTGCGCAAAATCCTCGAGGTCAGCCAGACCGAACCGGAAACCACCCAGTTGGAAGGCAAATCGATCGCCGATCATCTGCTGGCTCCAACCCGCATTTACGTGAAAAACATTCTCAGCCTGATCGAACAGGTTGATGTGCACGCCATTGCTCATTTGACCGGCGGCGGCTTCTGGGAAAACATCCCACGCGTGCTGCCAGATAACACCCAAGCCGTGCTGGAAGAGTCAAGCTGGCAGTGGCCCGCCATTTTCAGCTGGATGCAGCAGGCAGGTAATGTCAGCCGTCATGAAATGTATCGCACCTTTAACTGTGGCGTCGGTATGGTTATCGCGCTCAGCCCGGCAGATGCCGACAAAGCGGTGCAGTTAATGACTGATGCTGGCGAACTCGCGTGGAAGATCGGCGTGATTAAAGCTTCCGATGCTGAAGAGCGTGTGGTTATTAATCCATGAAAAAGATAGTCGTGCTGGTTTCCGGAAACGGAAGTAATCTTCAGGCCATTTTAGATGCCTGCCAGCAAGGACAAATCAACGGCAGCATTGCTGCCGTTTTCAGTAATAAAGCCGACGCTTTTGGTCTGGAACGCGCACGCGCCGCCGGCATTCCCGGCCATGCGCTGGAAGCCGCCCAGTTTTCTGACCGTGAAGCTTTCGATCGTCAGCTAATGCTGGAAATCGACGCTTACGGCCCGGATTTAGTGGTGCTGGCGGGCTATATGCGCATTCTCAGCCCGGCATTTGTCGCGCATTATCAGCAGCGCCTGCTGAATATCCACCCTTCGCTGCTGCCGAAATATCCCGGCCTGCACACCCATCGCAAAGCCATTGAAAACGGTGATGATCAGCACGGCACCTCGGTGCATTTTGTTACCGATGAGCTGGACGGTGGCCCGGTGATTTTACAGGCTAAAGTGCCGATTTTTGCCGGTGATAGCGAAGAAGCAGTCAATGCCCGCGTGCAGCAACAGGAATATGCTATCTATCCACGGGTTGTCAGCTGGTTTATCGATGGTCGCCTGACCATGCAGAATAATGCCGCCTGGATGGACGGTGTAAAACTGCCTGCCGAAGGTTACGCGATTGACTAAATGAGAACAGGCCAGCAATGGCTGGCCTGTTACTCTTGCTGCTCTGCTTTAATCTTTAACCATACCTGCCCGTAATATAATCCTCAGTACGACGCGCCTGCGGTGTGGTAAACAGATCGTCGGTCTGCGCAAACTCCACCACGCTGCCATTATGCATAAACGCGGTATAGTCCGAGACGCGTGCCGCCTGCTGCATGTTATGCGTCACCAGAATAAGCGTGAAATGCTGCTTTAGCGTGGTCATCAGCTCTTCAATCACCAGCGTCGAGATTGGATCGAGTGCCGAGGTTGGCTCATCAAGCAGCAACACCTCCGGTTCAATCGCCACGGCACGTGCAATCACTAAGCGCTGCTGCTGACCACTGGAGAGCGTCAGCGCATTCTGCCGCAGACTGTCTTTAACCTCGCTCCACAGTGCCGCAGCGCGCAGCGCGCGCTCAACCGCTTCATCCAGCACCCGCCGGTCGCGCACGCCCTGTAATCTCAGTCCGTATACCACATTTTCATAAATCGACTTGGGAAAAGGATTTGGCCGTTGAAATACCATACCCACGCGGCGGCGCAGAGCGGAAAGGTCGCCAGTATTTTGCAGAATCGACTGCTGCTCCAGCAGAATATCGCCTTCCACCCGACAGCCATCAATCAGATCGTTCATACGATTAAAGCAGCGCAGCAGCGTCGATTTGCCACAGCCGGAAGGGCCAATCAGCGCGGTAATACGGTTTTTCGGTAACCGCAGTGAGATATCTTTCAGCGCCTGTTTATCGCCATACCACAACGACAGCTGATTCAGTTCCAGCGCCGTTTCTGTTGCGGCAAAATCCACGGTTGAATGCATTACAGTGTCCACAGTTATTGCACCAGCGCACGATAGCGCTCGCGCAGGCGATGGC contains the following coding sequences:
- the pstB gene encoding phosphate ABC transporter ATP-binding protein PstB translates to MHSTVDFAATETALELNQLSLWYGDKQALKDISLRLPKNRITALIGPSGCGKSTLLRCFNRMNDLIDGCRVEGDILLEQQSILQNTGDLSALRRRVGMVFQRPNPFPKSIYENVVYGLRLQGVRDRRVLDEAVERALRAAALWSEVKDSLRQNALTLSSGQQQRLVIARAVAIEPEVLLLDEPTSALDPISTLVIEELMTTLKQHFTLILVTHNMQQAARVSDYTAFMHNGSVVEFAQTDDLFTTPQARRTEDYITGRYG
- the uraA gene encoding uracil permease, producing MTRRAIGVSERPPLLQTIPLSFQHLFAMFGATVLVPILFHINPATVLLFNGIGTLLYLFICKGKIPAYLGSSFAFISPVLLLLPLGYEVALGGFIMCGVLFCLVALIVKKAGTGWLDVMFPPAAMGAIVAVIGLELAGVAANMAGLLPADGSSADSKTVIISLVTLAVTIFGSVLFRGFMAIIPILIGVLVGYALSFVLGIVDWTPVRDAPWFALPTFYTPRFEWFAIFTILPAALVVIAEHVGHLVVTANIVKKDLMKDPGLHRSMFANGISTVFSGFFGSTPNTTYGENIGVMAITRVYSTWVIGGAAILAILLSCVGKLAAAIQVIPVPVMGGVSLLLYGVIGASGIRVLIESKVDYSKAQNLILTSVILIIGVSGAKVHIGAAELKGMALATIVGVGLSLIFKAISVLRPEEEVLDAEDDSPH
- the upp gene encoding uracil phosphoribosyltransferase, which codes for MKIVEVKHPLVKHKLGLMREHDISTKRFRELASEVGSLLTYEATSDLETEKVTIEGWNGPVEIEQIKGKKITVVPILRAGLGMMEGVLEHVPSARISVVGVYRDEETLEPVPYFQKLVSNIEERLALVVDPMLATGGSMIATIDLLKKAGCNSIKVLVLVAAPEGLAALEKAHPDIEVYTASVDQGLNEKGYIIPGLGDAGDKIFGTK
- the purM gene encoding phosphoribosylformylglycinamidine cyclo-ligase, with product MTDKTSLSYKDAGVDIDAGNALVDRIKGVVKKTRRPEVMGGLGGFGALCALPQKYREPILVSGTDGVGTKLRLAMDLKRHDSIGIDLVAMCVNDLVVQGAEPLFFLDYYATGKLDVDTAASVITGIAEGCQQSGCALVGGETAEMPGMYHGEDYDVAGFCVGVVEKSEIIDGSKVQDGDVLIALGSSGPHSNGYSLVRKILEVSQTEPETTQLEGKSIADHLLAPTRIYVKNILSLIEQVDVHAIAHLTGGGFWENIPRVLPDNTQAVLEESSWQWPAIFSWMQQAGNVSRHEMYRTFNCGVGMVIALSPADADKAVQLMTDAGELAWKIGVIKASDAEERVVINP
- the purN gene encoding phosphoribosylglycinamide formyltransferase; the protein is MKKIVVLVSGNGSNLQAILDACQQGQINGSIAAVFSNKADAFGLERARAAGIPGHALEAAQFSDREAFDRQLMLEIDAYGPDLVVLAGYMRILSPAFVAHYQQRLLNIHPSLLPKYPGLHTHRKAIENGDDQHGTSVHFVTDELDGGPVILQAKVPIFAGDSEEAVNARVQQQEYAIYPRVVSWFIDGRLTMQNNAAWMDGVKLPAEGYAID